From Phragmites australis chromosome 5, lpPhrAust1.1, whole genome shotgun sequence, a single genomic window includes:
- the LOC133917929 gene encoding uncharacterized protein LOC133917929, which produces MASMMGGDFVEAYVLKNTYKEKVRRMEAKSKNGGAGSGAWADLLRHCSGEKKAAASSRGGGVFGLRKKKVHPKAAASSESSGASS; this is translated from the exons ATGGCGTCCATGATGGGAGGAGACTTCGTGGAGGCGTACGTGCTCAAGAACACCTACAAGGAGAAGGTGCGGCGCATGGAGGCGAAGAGCAAGAACGGTGGTGCCGGCTCCGGGGCATGGGCGGACCTac TCCGCCACTGCTCCGGGGAGAAGAAGGCTGCGGCCAGCAGCAGGGGAGGAGGGGTGTTTgggctgaggaagaagaaggtgcaCCCCAAAGCGGCCGCATCGAGTGAGTCCAGTGGAGCTTCTTCGTGA
- the LOC133919143 gene encoding phosphopantothenate--cysteine ligase 1-like: MVAAEDPESFFATAPPLRDAGAVTATVQEFIARNSHPSEGGGLRRIVCVTSGGTTVPLEQRCVRYIDNFSSGHRGAASTEYFLKAGYAVIFVHRRGSCQPYCRFLPDDSFLKFFDVNAESKVQVAESHAAIVEKAIGEYCKAIEGGSLLKLPFTTIFEYLQLLKMVAASMSSVGLHGMFYLAAAVSDFYVPWDSMAKHKIQSAGGPLDMRLSQVPKMLSVLRNQWAPLAFCISFKLETDSDILVQKADMALNKYKMNIVVANLLATYKEEVIIVTNDERNTIRRCHKDEDLEEHIIKLLEESHSKYIYSRTNGCNKNDYEKLISFDIKSLA; this comes from the exons ATGGTCGCGGCGGAGGACCCGGAATCCTTCTTCGCCACCGCGCCGCCGCTGCGCGACGCCGGCGCCGTCACCGCGACGGTGCAGGAGTTCATCGCGCGCAACTCCCACCCCTCAG AGGGCGGCGGGCTGCGGCGGATCGTGTGCGTGACGTCGGGCGGGACGACGGTGCCGCTGGAGCAGCGCTGCGTGCGCTACATCGACAACTTCAGCTCCGGCCACCGCGGCGCTGCGTCCACCGA GTATTTCTTAAAGGCCGGTTATGCAGTAATCTTTGTCCATCGACG AGGGAGTTGCCAGCCTTACTGTAGGTTCCTGCCTGACGATTCATTTCTCAAGTTCTTTGATGTCAATGCAGAATCAAAGGTTCAAG TGGCCGAATCGCATGCAGCGATTGTAGAGAAAGCAATTGGGGAATATTGCAAG GCTATTGAAGGCGGCTCTCTGCTGAAACTCCCATTCACCACAATATTTGAATATCTTCAG TTATTAAAGATGGTGGCTGCATCGATGAGCTCTGTGGGTCTACACGGGATGTTCTATCTTGCTGCAGCGGTGTCTGACTTTTATGTTCCTTGGGATAGCATG GCAAAACATAAGATTCAGTCAGCCGGAGGCCCTCTGGATATGAGGCTCAGTCAGGTTCCAAAAATGCTTTCAGTGTTGCGAAACCAATGGGCCCCGCTGGCCTTCTGTATATCTTTCAAG CTTGAGACAGATTCAGACATTCTTGTTCAGAAAGCAGATATGGCTCTGAACAAGTACAAGATGAACATTGTTGTGGCTAATTTGCTTGCAACATACAAAGAGGAGGTCATCATTGTCACCAATGACGAAAGGAATACTATTCGAAGGTGCCACAAAGATGAGGATTTGGAGGAGCATATAATCAAGCTCCTGGAAGAGAGTCACTCAAAGTATATTTATAGCCGTACAAACGGGTGTAACAAGAATGACTATGAAAAGCTTATATCGTTTGACATCAAAAGTTTGGCTTAA